From a region of the Paenibacillus sp. FSL R10-2734 genome:
- a CDS encoding DMT family transporter, producing MKRSRMADLSLLLVAMMWGCTFLIVQNAVKVLPPLAFNSIRFTGAALLLALITVIFYRKEWKQLSFRMVRDSLLLGLFLFMGYGFQTMGLLYTTTSNTGFITGLSVVLVPFLSLALLKHAISRYTWFSAALAAIGLYLLTFTGSALSLNKGDALILLCAIAFALQVAYTGVYAPHYPALPLATLQLAFVGLFSIVASLVFEGAAPLAHSAELIKDPDVLWALLISIGPTSAFAFWIQTACQKYTTPSRVAIIYATEPVFAVLTGLAFGGETLGMSALLGCGCILGAMLMAELSPEPGQNQHKKSYFSKLHLFRKR from the coding sequence GTGAAGCGTTCCCGGATGGCCGATTTGAGTCTGCTACTCGTGGCGATGATGTGGGGATGTACCTTTCTGATTGTTCAAAATGCTGTTAAGGTGCTGCCACCGCTCGCGTTTAATAGCATCCGCTTTACGGGTGCTGCCCTTTTGCTGGCTCTAATCACTGTTATTTTTTACCGCAAGGAATGGAAACAGCTAAGTTTCCGCATGGTACGCGATTCATTGCTGCTAGGCCTTTTTTTGTTTATGGGCTATGGTTTCCAGACCATGGGACTTCTATATACAACCACCTCCAATACTGGTTTTATTACCGGTCTATCGGTCGTATTAGTTCCCTTTCTCTCTCTCGCGCTACTAAAGCATGCTATTTCACGTTACACTTGGTTCAGCGCGGCGCTTGCCGCAATAGGTCTTTACCTTCTGACCTTCACCGGCTCTGCTTTGTCCCTGAATAAAGGCGATGCTTTGATCCTGCTCTGCGCCATAGCTTTTGCGCTGCAAGTCGCATATACTGGCGTTTATGCACCTCATTATCCAGCATTGCCGCTGGCAACTCTGCAGCTCGCCTTCGTTGGACTGTTCAGCATTGTCGCTTCGCTTGTCTTTGAAGGCGCTGCACCGCTGGCACACAGCGCAGAGCTTATCAAGGACCCGGATGTGCTCTGGGCACTTTTAATCTCTATTGGCCCTACCAGCGCTTTTGCCTTCTGGATTCAAACCGCCTGCCAGAAGTACACTACCCCTTCCCGGGTAGCAATTATTTATGCCACAGAACCTGTATTCGCTGTTTTGACAGGTTTAGCTTTTGGCGGAGAAACGCTCGGTATGTCCGCTCTGCTCGGTTGTGGTTGTATTCTGGGGGCTATGCTTATGGCAGAGCTGAGTCCGGAACCGGGTCAGAATCAACATAAGAAGAGTTATTTTTCCAAATTACATCTATTTAGAAAGAGATAA
- a CDS encoding lipoate--protein ligase produces MLFIDNTGITDASINLAIEEYALKHLPMDESYLLFYINSPSIIIGKHQNTIEEINQEYVKENDIKVVRRLSGGGAVYHDLGNLNFSFITKDDGQSFHNFLKFTQPVIDYLQSMGVNAELSGRNDLQVGEQKISGNAQFSTRGRMFSHGTLMFDLNLDNVQASLKVNPEKFKSKSTKSVRSRVANIKELLGTDITIEEFRSGLLRSIFGMEPSEVPQYKLQEADWVKIHEISKEHYQNWDWNYGLSPKSNVKHTRKFPAGIIDIRMDIEDSLIKDIKIYGDFFGVGDVVDVENALRGKRYDEAEVREALADLDLKHYFGRIEPEDFIGLVFLEE; encoded by the coding sequence ATGCTTTTTATTGATAACACAGGGATTACTGACGCATCCATCAATTTGGCGATTGAGGAATATGCGCTGAAGCACTTGCCGATGGACGAGAGTTACCTGCTTTTTTATATTAACAGCCCATCTATCATCATCGGTAAACACCAGAATACGATTGAAGAAATCAATCAGGAATATGTTAAAGAGAATGATATTAAGGTAGTTCGTCGTTTATCCGGTGGTGGAGCTGTCTATCATGATCTCGGAAATTTGAACTTCAGCTTCATTACCAAGGACGACGGCCAATCCTTCCATAACTTCCTGAAATTCACCCAGCCGGTAATCGACTACTTGCAAAGCATGGGTGTTAACGCTGAGCTTAGTGGACGTAATGATCTTCAAGTAGGGGAACAAAAAATTTCCGGAAACGCTCAGTTCTCCACACGTGGACGCATGTTCAGCCATGGCACACTGATGTTCGATCTCAATTTGGACAATGTACAAGCCTCACTGAAAGTAAATCCAGAGAAATTCAAATCCAAAAGCACGAAATCCGTACGTAGTCGCGTAGCGAACATCAAAGAGCTGCTAGGTACAGATATTACCATTGAAGAGTTCCGCTCCGGCCTGCTGCGTTCGATCTTTGGCATGGAGCCATCCGAGGTCCCTCAGTACAAGCTCCAGGAAGCCGACTGGGTCAAAATCCACGAAATCTCCAAAGAGCACTACCAGAACTGGGATTGGAACTATGGTCTGTCACCAAAAAGCAACGTCAAGCATACGCGCAAATTCCCTGCTGGTATCATTGATATTCGTATGGATATTGAGGATTCCCTCATTAAGGACATCAAAATCTATGGCGACTTCTTCGGAGTTGGTGACGTAGTAGATGTTGAAAATGCCCTTCGTGGCAAACGTTATGATGAGGCTGAAGTTAGAGAAGCATTAGCTGATCTGGATTTGAAGCATTATTTCGGACGTATTGAGCCGGAGGACTTTATCGGACTGGTTTTCTTAGAAGAATAA
- a CDS encoding Cof-type HAD-IIB family hydrolase translates to MYKLIAIDIDDTLINDDKEVTPATQTALEEAVAAGVVVTLATGRAYASAQAIARQTGLNVPIITYQGALVKNLLDEKVLYERYVPQDAVHKLFTYCVEHDLHLQTYIDDKLYAREDNQKIKDYTDLNKTPYYIEPDWEKLVPQKTPKMLIIDDPAFLDELAPILRELLGDSVHITKSKPQFLEIMHHEGTKGIALEFLANHFGCDLSETIAVGDSWNDHEMLEAAGLGVAMANAIPALKEIADFVTLSNNEDGVKYAIDKFILNKVN, encoded by the coding sequence ATGTACAAATTGATCGCGATTGATATTGATGACACTCTAATTAACGATGACAAGGAAGTAACACCAGCTACCCAAACTGCGCTTGAAGAGGCTGTAGCCGCTGGCGTTGTTGTAACCCTTGCTACAGGCCGAGCTTATGCTTCTGCTCAAGCCATTGCCCGTCAAACTGGACTTAACGTGCCAATCATCACTTACCAAGGTGCACTCGTTAAGAACCTGCTCGATGAAAAAGTGCTGTATGAGCGTTACGTGCCACAAGATGCGGTACACAAGCTGTTCACTTACTGCGTGGAGCATGATCTGCATTTGCAAACATACATTGACGACAAGCTGTACGCACGTGAGGACAACCAGAAGATCAAAGACTATACAGACCTGAACAAAACTCCATATTATATTGAACCTGATTGGGAGAAGCTTGTTCCTCAAAAAACACCAAAAATGCTGATTATTGATGATCCTGCATTCTTGGATGAGCTGGCTCCAATTCTGCGTGAATTGCTCGGCGATTCCGTGCATATTACCAAATCCAAACCACAATTCCTAGAAATCATGCATCATGAAGGAACCAAGGGAATTGCGCTTGAATTCTTAGCTAATCATTTTGGCTGTGATCTTTCCGAAACCATCGCTGTAGGCGATTCTTGGAACGACCATGAGATGCTGGAAGCTGCCGGTCTTGGCGTTGCCATGGCGAACGCTATTCCTGCGCTGAAAGAAATTGCTGATTTCGTAACCCTAAGCAACAATGAAGATGGCGTAAAATACGCGATTGATAAATTCATTCTAAATAAAGTGAACTAA
- a CDS encoding MBL fold metallo-hydrolase, translating into MDTLVFLGTGDAMGVPRVYCSCEICTEAREQGSNIRLRSSVLIDNGSDFLVIDCGPDWRRQMEAQGVRNMRRLLVTHAHFDHIGGLPEWADACRWTGIKGELYTPAEVIPIIDRQYPWLRNHIEMIPCDEGMELDGWKIDTWKVNHGKNGYSYAFRLEKEGYTWVYCPDSISLGAEETRLMHEADLLVLGTSFYYEAAELSTRSVYDMTEAAELLQIVKPKKAVYTHMSHDVDMRRSYILPENVTLAQTGMRIPLGPLEVR; encoded by the coding sequence ATGGATACGTTGGTATTTTTGGGTACTGGGGATGCCATGGGTGTTCCACGGGTATATTGCAGCTGCGAGATTTGCACAGAAGCAAGGGAACAAGGGAGCAATATAAGGCTGCGTTCCTCTGTACTTATAGATAATGGCAGTGACTTTCTAGTTATTGATTGTGGCCCGGACTGGCGACGTCAGATGGAGGCGCAGGGAGTACGGAATATGCGCAGACTGCTGGTGACGCACGCTCATTTTGATCATATTGGTGGGCTGCCGGAATGGGCGGATGCTTGTCGATGGACGGGCATTAAGGGTGAACTTTACACTCCAGCGGAAGTGATTCCGATTATTGACCGGCAATACCCTTGGCTGCGTAATCACATCGAGATGATTCCCTGTGATGAAGGCATGGAGCTGGACGGTTGGAAGATAGATACCTGGAAAGTAAACCATGGTAAGAATGGATACTCATACGCTTTTCGGTTGGAGAAGGAGGGCTACACATGGGTGTATTGTCCAGATTCCATATCTCTTGGGGCCGAGGAGACTCGTTTGATGCATGAAGCTGACTTGTTGGTCCTTGGTACAAGCTTCTATTACGAAGCGGCGGAGCTATCCACTCGTTCTGTATACGATATGACGGAGGCGGCGGAGCTACTGCAAATCGTGAAGCCTAAAAAGGCAGTATATACCCATATGTCGCATGATGTGGATATGAGAAGATCATATATTTTGCCAGAGAATGTTACATTGGCACAGACAGGTATGAGAATTCCACTTGGACCATTGGAGGTCAGATGA
- a CDS encoding GNAT family protein, protein MANSMDPILIEFPESFETERLLIRAPLWGDGVSMNEAICESLEELKPWMPFAQTNPTLDESEKFTREARLDFLKRNQLHMRIFNKGTGSFIGCSGLHRINWDLRNFEIGYWIRSSCAGKGYMTEAVNGITDFAIRELEANRIEIRCSARNIKSAAVAERAGYILEGILRRERLGLDGEMHDSKLFAKVRGVEF, encoded by the coding sequence ATGGCTAATTCTATGGATCCGATCCTGATTGAATTTCCTGAGAGCTTTGAGACCGAGCGTTTGCTCATCCGAGCCCCATTGTGGGGGGATGGGGTTAGCATGAACGAGGCTATCTGTGAAAGTTTAGAGGAATTGAAACCTTGGATGCCTTTTGCTCAAACGAATCCGACTTTGGATGAATCCGAGAAATTCACACGTGAGGCCAGACTGGATTTTTTAAAACGTAATCAGCTGCATATGCGCATTTTTAATAAGGGCACGGGGAGCTTTATCGGTTGCAGTGGCCTGCATCGTATAAACTGGGATCTAAGAAATTTTGAAATTGGTTATTGGATCCGAAGCTCCTGCGCGGGTAAAGGTTATATGACCGAAGCGGTAAATGGAATCACTGATTTTGCTATAAGGGAATTAGAAGCTAATCGCATCGAGATTCGCTGTAGTGCACGAAATATCAAAAGTGCTGCAGTTGCTGAACGCGCAGGGTATATACTGGAGGGCATCTTACGGAGAGAGCGCCTTGGGCTAGATGGGGAAATGCATGACAGCAAGCTGTTTGCCAAGGTTAGAGGTGTAGAATTTTAA
- a CDS encoding ABC transporter ATP-binding protein, with protein MLRHKLLYTVLLFTTLFGIVLDLTIAWLLSVITDAAVRLDVEAFKGLIIFALIYLLVTAINGYIDRYLKNRISAKIRNELRLDMMRHALALPQSYFDRNHSGDLLSRFTNDNQSVGNATGEVMIDLIRNPLLALAAFGYLLYINWLLALICFAMGPLMFLTGKIFGSAMRENSVRIQNNMSKITSFLHDILGSSMVFKTFSIERRLMKQYQEHSENITTEELKRGRIEGATGSFSSFLGNFTFLLALVVAGYFVAKGSLEVGAMIAFIQLMNYLVMPFSALPGLINSMQQSLGAAGRIFEVLDSPVEVEALPEVDTKQPEFERMVMSAVSFSYPGAEKHSLNKISLELHKGAQMAVVGPSGGGKSTLFKVLLGLYEPDEGEVFINNEKISDMSLAKLRSHFAYVPQESGLYTGSIRDNIRNGNPDADEQEILEALRQANAYDFVMELPEGLDTDIGEEGSRLSGGQRQRLSIARAILRNSPILLLDEATAALDNESEKLVQQAIRKLMGDKTTLVIAHRLSTIQNADVILVMENGEIVESGTHEELLAAEGRYHGLYYSQLEEEEAVESEQERMELAFTGVPSLLK; from the coding sequence ATGTTAAGGCACAAGCTCTTATATACGGTTTTATTATTTACGACTTTATTTGGGATTGTTCTGGATTTAACGATTGCCTGGCTGCTTTCAGTGATTACGGATGCGGCGGTTAGGCTCGATGTGGAAGCTTTTAAAGGGCTGATTATATTCGCTTTAATCTACTTATTAGTGACTGCAATTAACGGTTACATCGATCGATATCTCAAAAATAGAATCTCGGCCAAGATCAGAAATGAGCTGCGACTGGACATGATGCGACATGCTTTAGCGCTTCCTCAGTCTTATTTTGACCGTAATCACTCTGGGGATTTGTTGTCCCGTTTTACTAACGATAATCAATCGGTTGGTAATGCTACCGGCGAGGTAATGATTGATCTGATTCGTAACCCTTTGCTTGCCCTCGCGGCTTTTGGTTATTTGCTCTATATTAACTGGCTGCTAGCATTGATCTGTTTTGCAATGGGGCCATTGATGTTCCTTACGGGAAAAATCTTCGGTTCAGCGATGCGTGAGAACAGTGTGAGGATTCAGAATAATATGAGCAAGATTACTTCCTTTTTGCATGATATCTTAGGCAGTAGTATGGTGTTTAAAACTTTTTCCATCGAACGCAGACTAATGAAGCAGTATCAGGAACATAGTGAGAATATTACTACTGAAGAGTTAAAACGGGGAAGAATTGAAGGAGCTACAGGCTCGTTCTCGTCGTTTCTGGGAAACTTCACGTTTCTGCTGGCGCTGGTCGTTGCTGGTTATTTTGTGGCAAAAGGATCCCTTGAGGTCGGTGCGATGATTGCTTTTATACAGCTCATGAATTATCTAGTGATGCCGTTCTCGGCCTTGCCAGGACTGATCAATTCGATGCAGCAATCACTTGGGGCGGCGGGTCGAATCTTTGAAGTGCTGGATAGTCCTGTGGAAGTGGAGGCCCTACCCGAAGTAGATACAAAGCAGCCTGAATTTGAGCGTATGGTTATGTCCGCGGTATCCTTCTCTTATCCGGGAGCGGAGAAACATAGTCTGAACAAGATCAGCTTAGAGCTTCATAAAGGGGCTCAAATGGCGGTTGTGGGGCCGAGTGGTGGAGGGAAATCCACACTTTTCAAGGTATTGCTTGGGTTATATGAACCTGATGAGGGTGAAGTGTTTATAAATAATGAGAAGATAAGTGATATGAGCCTAGCTAAGCTTAGGAGTCACTTTGCTTATGTGCCGCAAGAGTCCGGGCTGTATACGGGAAGTATCCGTGATAATATCCGGAATGGAAATCCAGATGCGGATGAACAAGAAATTCTGGAAGCTTTGCGACAAGCGAACGCTTATGATTTTGTAATGGAGTTGCCGGAGGGTCTTGATACAGATATCGGTGAGGAAGGTTCACGCCTGTCCGGTGGACAACGCCAGCGACTATCGATTGCAAGAGCGATTCTTAGGAACTCCCCAATACTGCTGCTGGATGAAGCTACTGCTGCGCTCGATAATGAATCGGAGAAGCTGGTGCAGCAAGCGATTCGTAAATTAATGGGAGACAAAACCACACTCGTTATCGCTCACCGTCTATCTACGATTCAGAATGCGGATGTCATTCTAGTGATGGAAAACGGTGAAATTGTGGAGAGTGGTACCCACGAGGAGCTGCTTGCAGCCGAAGGAAGATATCATGGCTTGTATTATTCTCAGCTGGAAGAGGAAGAAGCTGTGGAGAGTGAGCAAGAGAGAATGGAGCTTGCTTTTACAGGAGTCCCAAGCTTACTGAAATAA
- the cysT gene encoding sulfate ABC transporter permease subunit CysT — translation MNSLLRHKGWTWGFRTTILLYFVVLIVLPILGVYYNSFTLGFGNFVESISDPIAWKSVLLTLKLAIIATLINVLLGTMIAWVLIRYQFIGKALLNSLVDLPFALPTAVGGLMILLLLGPGSLIGKAAEALGFEIVFHQPAIVIAMVFVTFPFVIRAVQPLLEELDPSEEEAAYTMGAKGARVFWHVILPSMAPGMISGGMLAFSRALAEFGAVVLVAGNIPGRTLVSSVFIFGEVESDNPVSAAAVSVILLTLSFLILWLINMLQMRGRRS, via the coding sequence TTGAATTCGCTGCTTAGACACAAAGGTTGGACTTGGGGTTTCCGAACTACTATTTTGCTCTATTTTGTAGTATTGATCGTGCTGCCCATACTCGGGGTCTATTACAACTCTTTTACGCTGGGTTTCGGCAATTTTGTGGAAAGCATAAGCGACCCAATTGCCTGGAAGTCGGTGCTGTTAACCTTAAAGCTGGCGATCATCGCTACTTTAATTAATGTCTTATTAGGAACAATGATCGCCTGGGTTCTTATACGTTATCAATTCATTGGTAAAGCGTTGCTCAACAGTCTTGTGGATTTACCCTTTGCGCTACCGACGGCAGTTGGTGGCTTGATGATTTTGCTCTTGCTCGGACCTGGTAGTCTTATCGGCAAAGCTGCAGAAGCGCTTGGTTTTGAAATTGTTTTTCATCAGCCGGCTATCGTAATTGCTATGGTCTTCGTAACCTTTCCTTTCGTGATTCGAGCGGTTCAGCCCTTACTGGAGGAACTAGATCCTTCCGAAGAGGAAGCCGCTTATACAATGGGTGCCAAAGGGGCTAGGGTCTTCTGGCATGTCATTCTCCCATCCATGGCTCCTGGTATGATCAGCGGTGGAATGCTTGCTTTTTCACGAGCACTTGCTGAATTTGGTGCTGTAGTTCTTGTAGCGGGCAATATTCCAGGTCGTACACTCGTATCTTCTGTTTTTATTTTTGGTGAAGTTGAAAGTGATAATCCAGTCTCCGCCGCAGCGGTTTCTGTTATTCTCTTGACCTTATCCTTTCTCATACTTTGGCTAATTAATATGCTGCAGATGCGGGGGAGACGCTCATGA
- a CDS encoding sulfate ABC transporter substrate-binding protein gives MKFKRSRQLHGCLAALILAVLTLAAVGCGNEKAITAMAEPSKQGDVTLVIGAYSVAKDAMEDILPLFAAQWKADTGQNISFQQSYEASGTQARAIVGGFEADVTLLALEGDVEKLVKAGLVAPTWKEQGEQGMVTRSVVALGTREGNPKGIHDFEDLAKPGIKVLYPNPKTSGGAQWDINAIYGAGLKLSEEQEGVKNPAAAKDFLESVHANVESLDKSGRASMAAFEYGVGDVIVTYENELLARIAQGVKYEVIIPKNTILIENPAAVVEKYADEHGTRAAAEALIDFLITPQAQKIFAKYGFRPVDKQVYAENKSRYPDPAGLFDINYLGGWDEVRSTLYSKRGIWYQVLAGI, from the coding sequence ATGAAATTCAAAAGGAGCAGACAACTGCACGGATGTTTAGCTGCCCTAATACTTGCCGTACTCACACTGGCAGCAGTCGGTTGCGGGAATGAGAAGGCTATTACGGCGATGGCAGAACCTTCGAAGCAGGGGGATGTCACGCTGGTCATTGGCGCATATAGTGTGGCTAAGGATGCAATGGAAGATATTTTGCCGTTATTTGCAGCGCAGTGGAAAGCGGATACTGGGCAGAATATTAGTTTTCAGCAGTCTTATGAGGCTTCAGGAACACAGGCACGTGCGATTGTGGGTGGGTTCGAAGCGGATGTTACGCTGCTAGCCCTGGAGGGTGATGTCGAGAAGCTGGTCAAGGCTGGACTCGTAGCGCCAACGTGGAAAGAGCAGGGTGAACAAGGCATGGTAACACGTTCAGTCGTAGCTCTTGGTACCCGTGAGGGAAATCCTAAAGGAATTCATGATTTTGAGGACTTAGCCAAGCCAGGAATTAAAGTGTTATACCCAAATCCCAAAACATCCGGTGGCGCGCAGTGGGATATCAACGCGATCTATGGGGCGGGTCTGAAGCTGTCAGAGGAGCAAGAGGGCGTTAAGAATCCAGCAGCAGCCAAAGATTTTTTAGAAAGTGTACATGCCAATGTGGAGTCTCTGGATAAGAGCGGTCGCGCATCCATGGCAGCCTTCGAGTATGGAGTGGGGGATGTCATTGTCACCTATGAGAATGAACTGCTGGCCCGGATTGCTCAAGGGGTTAAATACGAAGTCATTATTCCTAAAAATACAATTCTGATTGAGAACCCAGCAGCTGTTGTAGAGAAGTATGCGGATGAGCATGGGACTCGCGCGGCAGCTGAAGCATTGATTGATTTTTTAATAACCCCACAGGCACAAAAAATCTTTGCAAAATATGGCTTTCGTCCCGTAGATAAACAGGTCTATGCCGAGAACAAAAGCCGTTACCCCGATCCAGCGGGCCTCTTTGATATCAATTATTTAGGTGGCTGGGATGAGGTGCGAAGCACACTTTATTCCAAGCGGGGAATTTGGTATCAGGTACTTGCAGGAATATAA
- a CDS encoding metal-dependent hydrolase has product MMGRSHLIISTGVTLSVMSLMNHEITIPVIAVAALSSLLPDIDEPNSLLVRKAIPEFLLRALQIALIGAAIYLYFAGIVERPWNIVLALLVGSVSFLPSRKLRHLVMILIAIALFAFGEAYDPWNYIAACVLVISSIVPHRGLTHTLYGVAGWSALLYFASSGMNDGGSLWIAGGMSYALHLLADSLTQRGITLLPPIPFKLRLKLMSTGTKKGGAVENICIMLTLAFVVYVFILSP; this is encoded by the coding sequence ATGATGGGCAGATCCCATTTAATAATCAGCACTGGGGTTACCCTATCTGTAATGAGTTTGATGAACCATGAGATTACGATCCCTGTTATTGCGGTCGCAGCATTAAGCTCCTTGCTGCCTGATATTGACGAGCCGAATTCGCTGCTGGTGCGTAAGGCGATTCCAGAATTTCTATTAAGAGCGCTGCAAATTGCTTTGATAGGCGCGGCGATTTATCTCTATTTTGCCGGAATCGTGGAACGTCCTTGGAATATTGTGCTGGCACTGCTTGTTGGGAGTGTATCTTTCCTGCCCAGTCGAAAGCTGCGCCATTTGGTCATGATCTTGATCGCCATAGCACTCTTTGCTTTCGGGGAAGCATATGATCCATGGAACTACATCGCAGCTTGCGTGCTCGTGATATCATCGATTGTTCCGCATCGTGGCCTGACACATACCTTGTATGGAGTTGCGGGCTGGAGCGCCTTATTGTATTTTGCCTCTTCTGGTATGAATGATGGTGGCAGTCTATGGATAGCTGGCGGTATGTCGTATGCGCTCCATCTATTGGCAGACTCTCTAACCCAACGAGGAATCACACTATTACCGCCAATACCCTTTAAGCTGCGTCTAAAGCTAATGAGTACTGGCACAAAAAAAGGTGGAGCCGTAGAGAACATCTGCATCATGCTGACTCTAGCGTTCGTTGTCTATGTATTTATACTTTCTCCTTGA
- a CDS encoding sulfate ABC transporter permease subunit yields the protein MRKLWIGLTYLVFFLLIAAPLGKMAINAFSEGFGGFWNALTRPEALHALMMTGLVVIVVTLLNTLFGIMMALYLVRANWISRRLKGLLNSIVDLPYAVSPVIGGLMIVLLLGPDSALGEIFEGIGLKIVYAIPGMIIATLFVTFPLMVREVMPVLQEIGSQQEEAASTLGARGWTIFWKVTWPSIRWAVVYGVILTVARSLGEFGAVLVVSGNIMNKTQTATTLVYQDVENFNVTAAGGIALVLAAFSAGLLLLMEWTKRRKEVQ from the coding sequence ATGAGAAAATTATGGATTGGACTCACCTACTTAGTGTTTTTTCTACTGATAGCTGCGCCTCTAGGGAAAATGGCTATAAATGCTTTTAGTGAAGGGTTTGGTGGCTTCTGGAATGCCCTGACTAGGCCGGAAGCGCTGCATGCGCTTATGATGACTGGGCTTGTTGTGATAGTAGTTACGTTATTGAATACATTATTCGGAATTATGATGGCTTTGTATCTTGTTCGGGCGAACTGGATTAGTAGACGTCTTAAGGGATTGCTAAACAGTATTGTTGATTTGCCTTATGCTGTGTCTCCTGTAATCGGAGGATTGATGATCGTTCTGCTCCTGGGTCCTGATAGTGCCTTGGGTGAGATTTTTGAAGGGATTGGGCTGAAGATTGTCTATGCGATTCCTGGAATGATCATTGCCACCTTGTTCGTAACCTTTCCTTTAATGGTGCGCGAGGTAATGCCGGTGCTACAGGAAATTGGTTCACAGCAGGAGGAAGCTGCTTCTACATTGGGCGCTCGTGGCTGGACTATTTTTTGGAAGGTGACTTGGCCTTCGATTCGTTGGGCGGTCGTGTATGGGGTCATCCTTACGGTGGCTCGTTCACTAGGAGAGTTCGGCGCGGTGCTCGTGGTCTCGGGAAACATTATGAACAAAACTCAGACGGCGACGACGCTAGTCTATCAGGATGTTGAAAATTTTAATGTAACGGCTGCTGGAGGAATAGCGCTAGTACTGGCTGCATTTTCTGCAGGTCTGCTGCTATTGATGGAATGGACCAAGAGAAGAAAGGAAGTGCAGTAA
- the cysA gene encoding sulfate ABC transporter ATP-binding protein → MHVEVRGLNKHFGDFHAVKDVNFAITKGHLIGLLGPSGGGKTSILRMLAGLESPDKGEIIFHGQTVNHLPPQERGIGFVFQNYALFKHMTVFDNIAFGLKVKKASKTAIRDRVMELVELTGLKGFEKRYPHQLSGGQRQRVAFARALAPEPQLLLLDEPFAAIDAKIRQELRAWLRELIERVGITSIFVTHDQDEAIEVADEIMIINQGRLEQKGTPWDIYKEPKTPFVATFIGESTLIDNASEVKGFKGAGDGKPTKALIRPEYIEVGNLHEFKMASATEKGVVKHLHFRGSEWLVEVEVNGHKLVTYRSLEKETLQPGQDISVLVHRAYLFNDERSWIQENNLKEDPMPIFI, encoded by the coding sequence ATGCATGTGGAAGTGCGAGGATTAAATAAGCATTTTGGAGATTTTCATGCGGTCAAGGACGTCAATTTCGCCATTACAAAAGGTCATCTGATAGGACTGCTCGGCCCGAGCGGAGGCGGTAAAACTTCAATTCTTCGCATGCTCGCGGGGCTGGAGTCACCGGATAAGGGTGAGATTATTTTTCATGGACAAACGGTTAATCATCTTCCACCACAGGAGCGCGGAATCGGCTTCGTCTTCCAGAACTATGCATTATTTAAGCACATGACTGTTTTTGATAATATTGCTTTTGGATTAAAGGTTAAAAAGGCTAGCAAAACTGCCATTCGTGACCGTGTTATGGAACTGGTGGAGCTTACGGGGTTAAAAGGCTTTGAGAAGCGTTATCCGCATCAGCTATCAGGTGGACAACGTCAGCGTGTAGCCTTTGCTCGTGCGCTCGCGCCTGAACCACAGCTACTGCTCTTAGATGAACCGTTCGCAGCTATTGATGCGAAGATTCGTCAGGAGCTGCGCGCTTGGCTACGTGAATTGATTGAGCGTGTGGGTATCACTTCGATCTTCGTAACCCATGACCAAGACGAAGCGATTGAAGTCGCGGACGAGATTATGATTATCAACCAAGGTCGGTTAGAACAAAAGGGCACCCCGTGGGATATTTACAAGGAGCCAAAGACACCGTTCGTGGCAACCTTTATTGGGGAGTCGACACTGATTGACAATGCTTCTGAGGTTAAAGGCTTTAAAGGTGCGGGGGACGGTAAGCCTACCAAAGCGCTGATTCGTCCGGAATATATTGAAGTTGGTAACCTGCATGAGTTCAAGATGGCTTCTGCTACGGAAAAAGGTGTCGTAAAACATCTACATTTCCGTGGAAGCGAATGGCTCGTTGAGGTTGAAGTCAATGGTCATAAGCTGGTCACTTACCGTTCCTTGGAGAAAGAAACCTTGCAGCCGGGACAGGATATCTCAGTGCTTGTGCACCGCGCCTACTTGTTTAATGATGAGCGAAGCTGGATTCAGGAGAACAACCTGAAAGAAGATCCGATGCCGATATTTATTTAA